GCCGATGCCGATCGGCGTCGCGCTCCAGATCATGGGCATCGTCACGCCGAACATGCGGAGCAGCATCGAGACCAGGTAGAAGAGGCAGACCGCGCCGGTCGCCATCATGATCCCCGACCGCAGCTTTTCGGTGACCTTCACCATGCCGCTGGCGTAGAGGAAGAGCATGACGAGCGTGGTGCCGACGGTCAGCGAGACCGCCTGGAGGGCGACGCCCTGGTAGGCGTTGCCATACTTGGCCCGCAACCCGGCCTCGATGAGCTGCGAAATGCCGCCCAGGAACACGCCTTCCATCGCCGCGTAAACCGGGGCGGTCCAGGGTGCGAAGCTTGGCTTGAAGATCGTGACCAGCGACGTGACGAAGCCGGCGAGCGCCGCGCCGACGACCACGCCGATCGGCATCTGGCCGGAGCCGACGGCGTTCCAGGTCCAAAGCGCGGTGCCGGAGAGGATCGCCAGCAGCAGGAACGTCTTGCTCATCGTCCCCTGGACGGTCGTCGTCATGCTGCGAGGCGCGCCGTACACCTGGTCGTAGCCGGCGAAGACGTCCTGGGAGAACGCGGGATTGCTGGAGGCCACGGATTCGTCTCCTTCGTGAAACGCGACGGAGTGAGCGGTCGTCTACGGCGTCGGTCGGGCGGAGGTCGTCGAGTCCGACGGCCGCCTTCGGCCCTCATTCTCGGCTCCATCCCCGCTTTTGGCAAGCAGAACCGCCGTCGCGCGGGACCGCCTCCTCAACCCTGATTATACGACGACTTCTCCTTCGAAGTTCGTCGGATTCGGGACGATCTTGAAAGCCCGGTTCGAGAACCAAAGTTTTCGACCAGCGGTCGTCCCGGACGAATGGGTCCTCCTCCACCAACTCAGCGACTCCCGGCACGCCGGGTCGGGGACCGGTCGGCCTCAAATAATGGGAATCATCTTTAGGAAACGAACGTCCCGGAACCCGACGTTCACGGCCGATTTCGGGACTTTGAATCCGAGACGGGATTCGGGCATGCATTAGGAACCGTCGATCCAGTTCGCCGGAGGAGTTGCAATAACGGGCGTTGTTGAGACCGTCTATTCGGCCATCGCGGGAGGCGGCGCGTGCCGTTTGGGACATACCTTATCTGGCACGGTCTCCTGGGACGAGCGAAAGCAGGGCCGTTCCTATCGGTACTGTGTCAAGTATGATGAGGGGTTAGAGCCGTAAGTTTAGGCCTTGAGCGCCATCCAATCATTGGCGGCAAGAAGGCCGGGTGACCTCTCATGGACAAATACGACCCCGCGCGGGACGTCACACCTGCTTTCGTGGATCGCGTCACAGATTGGTTCGAACGAGCCGACGAGGTGCTCGTCATCCTCCGATACCTGAGAGCCGCCGGCGCGAAGGATTTCGCATTCTGCCGCACACGATCCGAAGTCGAGGCGCTCATCGAATCCGTCCCGATCGGGACCGATATCGAGGTCTTCCGAGACCGCCAACTGCCGATCAGAGGCGTCGTCGATGAGACCTTCATTCGAACCGCCTTCGACTCCTTTCCCGACGGTGAGGAGTACCTGCTGATGACGATCGAGACTGAGCTCGGCAGCAGGATCAGCCGTTTCGCTCGGATCGATTGCAGTCAAAAGGAACTTCACGAATTACTGTCCGAGTTGATCGGAGCCGAGGTCGCTCTTGGCCGTTGCCCCGACTTTAACGTGGCCGATCATGACGGTCTGGTTTCCGCCGCCAAAGGGGGTATCGACGGGCCGAGATAACCAGGGTGCCGACAAACCTCACGCCGGAGCGGACCCGGCCCGATTCGCCAATTAGGCTCTAGCCTACGCGGCATGCTCGGTGCCGCCCGCGAAGTCTTCATTCTCTGCCATGCATGTGGCTGATGCGGGCGATACTCTATTTGGCACGCTCGGTGGTCTCGACGATTCTGCGGGCCTGTGTCAAAAACGAGCGTTTTTGGGACGCTCCGCCTGCACAAAACATAGAGGCCGCCTACCAAACCAGGCTGCCGGCACCGACGCGCATGGCTCGTTGATCGATAGCCTCCCATCGAACCATCGGTGTTGAACTCTTGTCGCCCTTCACCCGCCTGCCCCCCCCTTCAGACATTGACGTCGGTAGCCCTTCCGATCCGTGCGATTTCGTCGAATCACTCACCGCGGCGTCAGCTTGGGCCAGGCGACGTCGACCCCTTGGGCCTTCAGCTTGTCCTGGAAGGCGTCGAACCGCTTGCGGTCGGCCCGGACGGCCTTCGGGGGCTCCTTGATCGCCAGGCAGTGGGCGACTAGCGCGCCGGCGGCCTCGCCGATCTGCCATTCGACGGGATGGAGGCGGTAGCAGCCGTTGGAGATGTGCGTGACGCCCAGGTTCTTGCAGGCGGGGAGCAGGTTCTCGACGCGGACGGGCAGGAGCGCGCCCAGGGGGATCTGGAAGGGGAGCGAGCTGACGTCGACGTAGTTCTTGCCGCCGGTCGCCGGGTGCAGGTCGATCCGGTAGCTGCCGACGCCGACGGAGTCCCAGAACGGCTCGGCCGCGACGTCTTCCGCGCCGGTCGCCTTGCGGCGGGCCTCGGTGCCGACGTGGTTCTCGGTGACGGTGAACTCGGCGCGGATCCGGCGCGACTCGCGGACGTAGGGGGCCTTGGCCAGGCCGTCGTCGGTCCCCACCATGTCGGGTCGGAGCCGCAGGCCCTTCCAGCCCGTCCCGCCGTCGGGCCGCGGGCACTCGGTCTGCATCCAGTACAGGAGCGAGAGGCTGAGCTGTTTGGCGCGGCGGACGTGGGCCTCGGCCTGCTCGGACGTCTGGCCCTCGGCGACGAGCGGCCCGAGCAGGTAGTCGTTTTGAGGCCAGTTGACGAGCGTCACGCCGCCGCCGTCGTACACGCCGGGACGGTAGATCGAGGGGTCGAGGATCCGACGGTAGAGCCAGAGGCCCTTCCCCTTGCCGGTCGGGTCGAACCCCTGGTTGTTGGCCTTAAGGGTGATCGGGTGGGTGTAGCTCAGATCGAGGAGCTTGCCCGGCCACGGCGGCGACAGCTCGGGGACGAATCCCCGCCAGAAGTCGTATTCCTCGGGCCGGTCGATCGTGTGGTCCTCGCCGGGGCGGTGCTCCATCGGGAAGCAGACGGTGAACGCCTGCTGGACGCCGGGGGCCGCCGCGTCGAGCGCGTGGGGCTCGCCGGTCTCGGCCCGGGACTCGGCCCCGACGACGTGCTCGACGCCGGCCATCGGCAGCAGGTCGCCCAGCTCGGTGGCGTCGAGGAAGTACGGCGCCGTCAGCGTGATCTCGGCCCCGGTGCGGCGGTTCCGGACGGACACGGCCCGGACGCGGTCGCCCTGGACCTCGGCCCGGACTGGCTCGTGTTCGAGCAGGGTGAGGAGTCGGCCGAGCGAGGCGTAGTGCGCGAGCAGGTCGGTCAGCACGGCGAGGCTCACGCGGGGCTCGTGGCAGAGCCGCGAGACGCCCCCGCCGCCTGGGTTGAGGAACGGGTTCGCGAGCGCCTCGGCCGTCAGCGGGGCGGTCCGCTTGTAGTAGTCGCGGACCCCCGTGCGGTAGCCGCGATAGCTCGTCGACGAGCCGAACTGCTCGATCCAGGGGTGCTCGTCCGGCGGGACAGCCTGGCTGGTGAGCTGGCCGCCGATCCAGTCGGTGGGCTCGGTGAGGACGACCCGCAGGCCGCTCCGAAGGGCCGCGAGAGCGGCGGCGACGCCCCCCACGCCCCCGCCGACGATCACCAGGTCGGCGGCGATCTCGCCGCGGGGGGCGGCGAGCCCGGCGAGGGCCTCGCGGCGCGGGGCGGAGGCGGCGAGCCACGGCAGGAGCGAGAGGCCCCGGCCGCAGCGCCGGAGCAGTTCGCGACGGGTCGTCATGACGGAATACCTCTTGGGAGGGGCCGACGATCCTGCTAGGATAAGTCCGCACCGGCCCGGCCGCGATAGGCCGCCGTCGCGAGAGTGGCGGAACTGGCAGACGCGCAGGATTTAGGTTCCTGTGCCGCAAGGCGTGCGGGTTCGACTCCCGCCTCTCGCATTGAATCGATCGTCCACGGGACGATGCCCGGCTGATTCGGCGAACGCCGCATCAGGGGCCGAGCCTGCGGGCCGCGTCCTGGAGCTTCCGGTTACGCGCGACCTGGACGTCGAGTTCCTCGCCGCCGATCGAGCGGACCATGGCGCCGATGGTCGTCGCCGGGTCGTTGGACCAAAACAGGCCGACGTCTTCCCGCGGGTCGTAGTGGAAGCCGACGCGTTCGCCGTATTTCTCGCGCAGGGCCTCGCCGTCCCGCAGGAAGCCCGACCAGCCGAGGATGGCGTAGCTCAGGTCGATCTCGTGGACGAGCACGCGGTCGGGGCCCTCGATGCGCGCCGCGGGTATCCCCGTCGGCTCGTAGACGGTGGCGTTGTTCCGCCAGGTGCTCGACACGACGTAGTAGCGGTGTCGGGCGGCATGCGAGGCCGGCAGCACCGTGGCCGGCGAGGCCGTGGGCCAGGCGACGATCTCGGCGCCGGCCTTCGCCAGGGCGTCCCAACCGTCGTCGTACTGGACGTCCCAGCAGATCTGGACGCCCAGCCGGCCGAAGTCGCACGCGAACACCGGGCAGTCCCGGCCCGGCGCGACGCCGCCCTCCAGCACGTCGCTGCCGACGTAGGCCACGGGATGCCGCTTGGCGTAGATCCCCGCGACCTCCCCCCGACGGTCGAACAGGACGGCGGCGTTGGAACAGGTGGTCCCCTTGGGCCCCGGCTCGGCCAGGTCCATCGTGGCGAGGATGTAGGTTTTGTGCTTCCGCGCCAGGTCGCCGAAGAAATCCTGGACCGGGCCTTCGAGGGGGACGGCCCGCGAACGGGCGTCGCCGCTCGTGGTCGTCACCGCCGTCTCGGGCAGGATCGCCAGGTCGAGGCCCCGCGCGGGCCGTCGCTCCGCCGCGCGGCGGGCCATCTCGTCGACCAGCCCCCCCAGCGCCTGGAGCCTTCGCTCCAGCCCCGGGTACTCGCCGTGGGCGCCGAGGATGGCCGTCCCGACGACGACCTTGCGAGGGGGGCGGTCCATCTTCGCGGCCGGGGGCGGCCCGGGCTCGTCCTTCACGAGGGCGGCCGCGCTGATGGACGCCAGGTTCGTCAGGCCGAGGAGCACCGGCAGCAGGATTCGATTCATCGCGACGGCTCCGGGAGTTCGACGGGGGGAGCGACGCGCGCCATCTTAGCCGAGGAGCGACCCGCGGCGACGGCCGAACCGCGTCGCTTCCCCGAGAAATCCCGGCGTCGCACGAAGTCCGAAACCGCAGAGACTCGACTGGATCGTGCGTTCGGCCGTCGGTAAAGTGTCCAGAGGCCATAAGTTTCGACGAGGAAGGTGGCCGAGGCTCTTCGGATTCGGGTCCCCGCACGGCGAGGGATTGAGGGATCGAGCCCCACGTCCCCCGACGAGCCTCGTCTCCATCCCGAATCCCCAGGGGGATCGGCCTCGCATGAGCGAGCCTCGGCGGACATCGACGCCCCCGATCGTGCTGTTGATCGCGGCCTTGCTGGCGACGACCCTGGGCTGGTTCGCGGTCGAGAGGCTGGGCCGGATCGCGGCCATCGACGAGGCCCTGGGGACGCCCTCGCATTCGTGGCACGTCATCGCGCTCCAGTGCTTCCTGCTGGCGGTGGTCTGCCTGGTGGGCGTGGCCCTCTGGCTGTTGCGGCGGCGGGACGAGGCCGAGGCCGGCCAGGCGGGCCTGCTCGCGGTGCTGGAGGCCGCCCCCAACGGCGTGGCCCTGATCGACGGCGGCTGCCGGATCGTGCTGGTCAACGCCCGGGTCGAGGCGATGTTCGGCTATCACCGCGACGAGCTGCTGGGGCGGTCGATCGAGATCCTCCTCCCCGGCGCGGGCGACTTCCTGTGCAGCCGCACCGAGCCGGACGTCCCGCCGGTGCTCCGCCGCGACATGGGGGCGATCCGCGGCCTGGAGACGAAGGGGAGGCGCAAGGACGGCGGGCCGCTCCCCCTGGCGGTCAGCCTGGGGATCGTCGAGGAGCGCGACGGCCCCATCGCCGCCTGCATCCTCCACGACCTCTCCGAGCGGCTCCGCGAGGACGCCCGGCTCCGCGAAGCCTACCGCGCGCTGCGGTTCGCCAACGACCGCCTCCGGGGCGTCGTCGAGGGGACCAGCGACCTGATCGCGGCGTTCGACCGCGACCGCCGCCTCATCCTCCTGAACGGCGCGTACAAGGCGACGTTCGAGCGCCTCTTCGGCCGGCCCATCGAGCAGGGCATGCGGCTCGACGAGGTCCTGGCCGACAGCCCCGAGGACCTCGCGCGCTTGAAGACGCGATGGGACCGCGCGCTGGCCGGCGAGCGGTTCCAGGCGGTCTCGACGTATCCCGACCGGGACGGGGCGACGACCCACCTGGAGCTGTCGTTCAGCCCGATCCGGGACGACGCCGGGACGCTCATCGGCGCCAGCCAGGTCATCCGCGACGTGACCGACCGCGTCGAGACCGACGAGGCCCTGCGCCGCAACGCCGCCCAGCTCGAGACCCTCGCCGTCTCGCGCGAGAAGGCGTACACCGCGCTGCAGGGGGCGTACGAGGAGCTGAAGCTCGCCGAGAGCCGGCTGGTGCAGGCCGAGAAGCTCTCGGCCCTGGGCCAGCTCATCGCCGGGGTCGCCCACGAGATCAACAACCCGCTGGCCTTCGTGGGCAACGACCTCGTCGTCCTCCAGCGCGACGTCGCGGGCCTGGTCGGGCTGGTGCGGCTCTACCAGCAGGCCGCGCCGACGATCGCCGCCCAGCACCCGGCGCTCGCCGCGGAGGTGGCCGAGCTGTCCGAGCGTATGGACCTCGAATACGCCCTGGAGAACCTCGAAGACCTGACGTCGCGGGCGCGCGACGGCCTGGGGCGGATCCGCCGGATCGTCAAGGACCTCCGCGACTTCGCCCGCCTCGACGAGGGGGAGATGGACGACGCCGACCTCAACGCCGGCCTCGCCTCCACGGTCAACATCATCGCCGGCCTGGCCCGCGACCGGAACGTCGAGGTCGAGCTCGACCTCGCGACGCTGCCCAAGGTGACCTGCTCGCCGGGCAAGATCAACCAGGTCGTCCTGAACCTCCTGATCAACGCCGTCGACGCCAGCCGCAGCGGCGCGATCGTGACCCTCCGCACCCGGCCCGAAGGGTCGGACGGCGTCGTGATCGAGGTGATCGACGAGGGCGTCGGCATCGACCCCGCCGTCCGCGGCCGGATCTTCGACCCCTTCTTCACCACCAAGCCCGTCGGCAAGGGCACGGGCCTGGGCCTCTCGATCAGCTACGGCATCGTCCAGGACCATGGCGGCCGGATCGAGGTCGATTCGACCCTCGGCCAGGGCTCGCGGTTCTCGATCCACCTCCCCCTCAAGCCCCCCCCCAGGCCCGACCCGCTCGCCGCCGCGACGCTCCAGGACGACCGCTGAGGCCGGCGGCCAGCGGGCGCGGAGCCTGTTCCAGGAGGTGGGCTGGATTCCCGTGAGACGGCCTCCCCCCGCGAGGGGGGAGGCAGAGCCCCAGGGGTCGGATGAGGGGGAGGCCGCGCGAGAGACCGTCGGAATTCACAATTCCGCAACACGATGCGCCGACGGTTTCCGTGCTCGTCACCCCCTCATCCGGCCCTTCGGGCCACCTTCCCCCGCGAGGGGGGAAGGCCGTCGGAGGGCCCCGCCTCACGACCTTGAGGAACCGTCCCTCAGCTCGGCGGCAAGCCCTGGCGCGCCCGCCGCTTGTCCTGCCGGCGCTGCTGGCGGGCCTCTTTCTGGAGTTGACGCTCCTCGGGCGTGCGCGAGAACGGCAGGCGGAAGCCCGGGAGCAGGATCTCGGCGTCGGGATCGGCGTCGACCCCCGGCTTCGGCGGCGCGGGGGTGACGCGCTTCGGCGCGGGAGCTGTGGCGGCGGGCGGCTTGCGATTGATCCGGGGCGCGTCGCCTTCGATGAGGGGCCCGTCGACCTCGGGGCCGTCGAGCGGCGGCAGGGCCTCGACGCGGGGCGCCGGCCGGCCGCCGCCGTTCCCGCCGCGGCGGAAGAGGTCGCCGATCCCCGAGCCGACGCCCAGGGTGGTCTCCAGCAGCGACTCGCCGAAGTTCTTGAACCGCTCCTTGATGCGCTCGCCGTCGATCTTGGGCTTGTCGAGCGTCCCCGTGAGCGGCACCTGGATCTGGGCGTTCTCCAGGAGCGCCGAGAGCACCGGGATGTTCCGCCGCGGCGGCACGGCGGCGAACGTCGCGAGCATGTCGATCCGCTTGTCGAAGTCCATCCAGCCTTCGAGGCCGATGACCGCCACCTCGCCCACGGGCAGGATCAGCCCCTCCTGGTAGATCTTCCGGCCCAGGATCCGGACGGAGACCGGGTCGCGGAGCACGAAGATCGCCTTCCGCTCCAGGTTGAACGTGGCGATCAGCTGGTCGACCAGCGGGCCCGGCATGAACCGCACGGAGTCGAACTGGACGTCCCCCTCGACCTTCGTCTTCGTGCCGTCGCCGTCCAGGGCGAACTGGGCGTCGACCAGGTCGAACGAGACCTTGCCCTCGACCCGGGTCGCCTGGTCGAGCACCGGCGCGACGAACGACAGGAAGCGGTGCGACACCTCGTCGTTGACCACCGCGTCGGCCAGGTTCGACCCCTTGCCCAGCCGCAACCATCGGCCCCCCTCGTCGTCGGTGGCGATCTCGGGGTCGAGCCGCAGCCGGCCCCCGTTGAGGACCGCGTCGATCGGGTCGATCACGAGCTTGCCGTCGACCGCGCGGAGGACGAGCGTCGTCCGCTCCAGCCGCATGCCGAAGACGTCGACGAGGTCCAGCTGCAGGCCGATCTCGCCGTCTAGCGTCGACGCCTGATCCTTCGCCGCATCGCCCAGGGGGATCCGACCGGCCAGGCTCCAGGCGTGGGGACGGCCCTGGATCGAGGCGTCGGGCTCGACGCGCACGGCCAGCTCGCGGGTCAGCCGGTCCCAGTCGGGAGCCAGCGTCCCCTTGAGGTCGACGACCGGAGCGTCGTCGGCGATGGCGACGGTCCCCTGCCCGTCCGCCTTCGCATAAGGCGTGTCGAGGGCCAGCCGGGTCACGTCGAGCCGACGCTCCTTCACGGCGAGCGTGGAGTCGAGCGTCAGCGTCGCCGCGCCGACCTCCTCCTTCGCGCCGGCGGCGGTCGTCTGGACGATGTCGCGGCCCTGCACGACGGCGTCGAGGTTCCAGACGTCCTTCACCTGCTTGCCGTCGACCTCGGCCGCGAGCGTGCCGGCGATCGTGGGGGTCGCCACGCCCGCGACGTCCTGGATCGCGGCGAGGTCGCCCGAGAGGTTCACCTGGAACCAGGCCGCGCCCTTCGCCTTCAGGCCGCCCGCCAGGACGTGGTCGACCGAGAACGCCGGCGGCTTCTCGTTCGTCGCCGCGTCGCCGACCGGGTCGCGGCGGGTGATGTTCAGCTCGTCCTTTTTGAGGTCGTACCGCGCCGAGCCGCGCCAGACGTAGGGGTCCTGGGGCAGGAACCCGCCGCCGGGGCCGACGAACCGCGAGACGGCCACGCGGAGGTTGCTGGCGTCGACGCCCTCGTCGTCGGCGACGACGCCGCCGGCGGCCTCGACGACCCGCTTCGCCCCGCCGAGGTCGACCGTCGTCCGGGCCGAGGCTTTCACGGTCGCCGGGGTCGGCCTGTCGGCCTCGGA
The DNA window shown above is from Paludisphaera mucosa and carries:
- a CDS encoding Bax inhibitor-1/YccA family protein, producing the protein MASSNPAFSQDVFAGYDQVYGAPRSMTTTVQGTMSKTFLLLAILSGTALWTWNAVGSGQMPIGVVVGAALAGFVTSLVTIFKPSFAPWTAPVYAAMEGVFLGGISQLIEAGLRAKYGNAYQGVALQAVSLTVGTTLVMLFLYASGMVKVTEKLRSGIMMATGAVCLFYLVSMLLRMFGVTMPMIWSATPIGIGFSLFVVGLAAFNLLLDFDFIEEAARREAPKYMEWYGAFGLMVTLVWLYLEILRLLAKLANSRD
- a CDS encoding FAD-dependent oxidoreductase, with the protein product MTTRRELLRRCGRGLSLLPWLAASAPRREALAGLAAPRGEIAADLVIVGGGVGGVAAALAALRSGLRVVLTEPTDWIGGQLTSQAVPPDEHPWIEQFGSSTSYRGYRTGVRDYYKRTAPLTAEALANPFLNPGGGGVSRLCHEPRVSLAVLTDLLAHYASLGRLLTLLEHEPVRAEVQGDRVRAVSVRNRRTGAEITLTAPYFLDATELGDLLPMAGVEHVVGAESRAETGEPHALDAAAPGVQQAFTVCFPMEHRPGEDHTIDRPEEYDFWRGFVPELSPPWPGKLLDLSYTHPITLKANNQGFDPTGKGKGLWLYRRILDPSIYRPGVYDGGGVTLVNWPQNDYLLGPLVAEGQTSEQAEAHVRRAKQLSLSLLYWMQTECPRPDGGTGWKGLRLRPDMVGTDDGLAKAPYVRESRRIRAEFTVTENHVGTEARRKATGAEDVAAEPFWDSVGVGSYRIDLHPATGGKNYVDVSSLPFQIPLGALLPVRVENLLPACKNLGVTHISNGCYRLHPVEWQIGEAAGALVAHCLAIKEPPKAVRADRKRFDAFQDKLKAQGVDVAWPKLTPR
- a CDS encoding carbon-nitrogen hydrolase family protein, coding for MNRILLPVLLGLTNLASISAAALVKDEPGPPPAAKMDRPPRKVVVGTAILGAHGEYPGLERRLQALGGLVDEMARRAAERRPARGLDLAILPETAVTTTSGDARSRAVPLEGPVQDFFGDLARKHKTYILATMDLAEPGPKGTTCSNAAVLFDRRGEVAGIYAKRHPVAYVGSDVLEGGVAPGRDCPVFACDFGRLGVQICWDVQYDDGWDALAKAGAEIVAWPTASPATVLPASHAARHRYYVVSSTWRNNATVYEPTGIPAARIEGPDRVLVHEIDLSYAILGWSGFLRDGEALREKYGERVGFHYDPREDVGLFWSNDPATTIGAMVRSIGGEELDVQVARNRKLQDAARRLGP
- a CDS encoding PAS domain-containing sensor histidine kinase yields the protein MSEPRRTSTPPIVLLIAALLATTLGWFAVERLGRIAAIDEALGTPSHSWHVIALQCFLLAVVCLVGVALWLLRRRDEAEAGQAGLLAVLEAAPNGVALIDGGCRIVLVNARVEAMFGYHRDELLGRSIEILLPGAGDFLCSRTEPDVPPVLRRDMGAIRGLETKGRRKDGGPLPLAVSLGIVEERDGPIAACILHDLSERLREDARLREAYRALRFANDRLRGVVEGTSDLIAAFDRDRRLILLNGAYKATFERLFGRPIEQGMRLDEVLADSPEDLARLKTRWDRALAGERFQAVSTYPDRDGATTHLELSFSPIRDDAGTLIGASQVIRDVTDRVETDEALRRNAAQLETLAVSREKAYTALQGAYEELKLAESRLVQAEKLSALGQLIAGVAHEINNPLAFVGNDLVVLQRDVAGLVGLVRLYQQAAPTIAAQHPALAAEVAELSERMDLEYALENLEDLTSRARDGLGRIRRIVKDLRDFARLDEGEMDDADLNAGLASTVNIIAGLARDRNVEVELDLATLPKVTCSPGKINQVVLNLLINAVDASRSGAIVTLRTRPEGSDGVVIEVIDEGVGIDPAVRGRIFDPFFTTKPVGKGTGLGLSISYGIVQDHGGRIEVDSTLGQGSRFSIHLPLKPPPRPDPLAAATLQDDR